The [Clostridium] scindens ATCC 35704 nucleotide sequence AGAAGTTAATACTTTAGGGCCAACCAGCCCGATCTCTGGATGTTTACACCATACCGACAATTCATGGTATGTGTTAAGGGCTACAGACGGTGCTTGGGCTATGGAAAATATCAGTATTTCTCCTTCTGCCACTTCTGCCCCTTTGTTATAACCCTCTGCATAATTTGGGCTTTCACAAATTAGTTTTTTACATTTCTTTTTTATGCTCTCTAATCTTACGCTATCAGTAGAAACTACTATAATTTCTTTCAATTCCACTCCAATACTTTCTGTAGCAAACCATATAAAACTATTAAGATCTTGATTCCCCCCTTCATCCCATATGATAAAAGATATCTTGCCTTTTAAATCGTTATTCCATTCTACATGAATTTGCAGATCCTTCGGTCTAGAAAAACTAACCTTGGCGTTGTAATTCATTCTATTAAAATGATTTTGCAAACATTTTATTTGTGCCTCGGCAGCATAATTTTTCGTATCCATAGATGATGCCGTAGAAGTTGGAGCAGTCCTCCAATGATATAATATTTTAGGTATTGCATATACTTTCTCAGTTTTTTCGGTAACCTTTAAAAACAAGTCCCAATCTTGCGCTCCGTCAGTCGAAGAATCCCATAGACCCACCTGTTCTATAATTGATTTTTTTAAAACTGAAAAATGAGTAATATAATTTCCTGAATATAATAATTCCTTAGACCAAAAAGGTTTATAGAATGCCCCAAATCTCATGGTGGTTTTTTCATCAACCTTATCTTGATCTGAATAGAGGAACTCAATATCTCTCTTAGCATTTAATGCCAAAACCACTTCGGCTAATGCATTTGGAGCCAACAAATCGTCATGATCAACCATTCCTATATATTCCCCTGCCGCAAGATAAAAAGCTTCATTAGTATTGTAAGATATGCCGCCATTCTTCTCAAGTAAACTATAATGCACTCTCTTATCATGTAAAGCGTAATCTTTTAACTTTTTGTTTAATTCGATATTATCTTTACTGCCATTAGCAAAACAAACTTCCCATTTATCATATATTTGTTCTGTAATTGAATAGAATAATTCATCCAGCATTCTTAAATCAGTATTATAAACAGGAATCACAAGACTTATCAATGGTTTATACTTTACATTTTCTAATTTCTTCTGACAGTTTAAAAAATCATTTTTTTCTGATTCTGTATATAATTCCCAATATTTTCGTTTATAACTCACCTCTTCCTTTTCTACCGAATCTTTATTTTTATCTTTTTTTTTTAATTTTAATTGCAAACTACATAATTTTTTAATAATTATATTCTCTTCATAGATTTTTAGCCTGTCCCATCTATCATCAGCAGCCTCTTTATAATCTTCATACATACTTTTATAATTTTCTACTTCTTCTTCGAGTTTTTTCATTTGTTCACTAAGTTCATTTAGTTCTGCCTGCTTCAAATTTAAATCTCGCAAAACCTCAAGCAGAGTATGTTCTAATGAATTTTTATTTGTATCTACCATAAATTTTCTCCTTTACTCCTAATAATACTATAGTCTACACACATAAACCAGCAGTTTCATATAAAAACTGCTGGCCTTACACTATCTACATAAAATATTTAAGGTTTGGACATTCACTCTTTTTGTAATCTCCAATCATTTATCATATATACTAAACTCTAATATCTTTAGCATTATATCACTCTTACTGTCGACATGCAAGTTTTGAATACCTCATCAATCAGTATTATAAACAAGTATGCGTTAATATCAATGTATACATTTGTTGCATTGTAATTATTCCGGCAACCGCCATTATAATGAATTGATAATTGTATACTTTAATCCTATTAGTAATTTTATCCGTTTGAAACATTAATAAAAGGGCAAATAGAAAAGGAAGGTAATATCTACCTTGTACACCCGCAATTTTTAATTTACCGACCTCTGTAAAACTCAAATACATTGCCGTCCAAATCAGTGTAATTGTAATTGCAATACTCCCCCAGATTATACATCTATGTTTCCAATTAATTTTTTCCAATCCCTCCTTTTCTTTATATGAATCAGTTAATACAACTCCTCCCAATAACAACGCACACAATATTGGTTGCTGATTCATTCCAAAATACGCAAAGTGGCCAATTGCATCGGCGCCAAGCGTGTATTTTACAAATGTATCTTTAATATTAGTTAATAAAACCAGCGCATATGACAGAGGTTTATGCATAATTAACATCAACTGTCGACTCACGCTTGTATCTTCTCCACCTCTAACATCGCCTGATACATTCGGCGAAATTAATGTGGGTAAGACAAATGTAGATAATAACACTAAGACTCCAATGAGTATAAATGTTTTAAACACATACATATTTTTCTTTGATTCAAACTTATTCTTAGGCACGAAAAAGCCGGTTAAAAGAAGGGGCGCATATACTGCTTTAGGCAGACATCCAATTACTATACAGGCAAAAAACAAACATTGCATTTTGATAGTAAATTTCTCATCTCTTTCTAAAAATTGTCTTAGTATAATTGCCAATCCCAAAATAACAAAGGCCGTCACTATAGTATCATAAGTAAAAACCGTACTAAGAAACATTGGTGTCGGAAGCAAAGCAAATATAGACAACAAACGTTTGCCTCTTGGAACAAGATTAACCGCAAGACCTAAAACGAACGCATAAATCAAAAGATTGCTACCTCGTGATAAAAGCATACATATATAAAATGGCAAACCTGCTATAGAGCATAAATTAAATATCCCTCCCTGTATAATATATCCAGAACTATTCAATTGAAAAGAATATTCATCGATCATCTGAGATTGCATTTTATTCTTTGCGTCCAATATACGCATCATATCTAATCGCTCTTCCATAGAATTTACCTGTATAAACTGAACGTTATCATACAAATACGCGACACTTTCCGGAAGTTTTTCACCTATGTCTGTTACTCCTAATGAATATATATTCTTCATATGAATCTGCTCATCCCAAGAGTAGAAGTAAGGCGGCTGCAAACTCAAGAGAATTACACCAATCATCATAATAGCAAAAGTTGTAGAAATGGCAAGGTGCTGTGCAAACTCCTTTTTAAATACAAATAAACTTAATAAGAAGAAACTCCCAATTGTCCAGAAAAAAAACAAATATGGATTAGGCTTAAAAGAATTGTCTACTACGAATTCTGAAATTTCCACATCCGATTCTATATCTTCGAATTGTATTACCATTTTAGAAATTTTATTATTTATATTTACAACTGATCGAGGCATATCTCTCAATAAATTATCTTTAATTTTAGTACATTCTTCTTGACCATATATATTTTCTTCATAAACATAAATTATATTTCCATTAAATCCGTTTGTAATATATGAATACTGAAATTTATTAACATATGCATTTATGTTTATAGTGATTTTTCCACTATGTCCTGCAAGCAGTTTATATCTACCGTCATCTTCCACAAACCCCTTTGCCTTGATATTAGATGTATCAACATTTTCTTTATTAACATTCTCAGTTCTTACTAATTTTATGACGGCATCACCAAGACATATACATCCTCCAATAAATATTGATACAACAACGAGTATTAGAACTTTTTTAATTACCCTTTTCTTTTCCTTTAACCATCTATCCATCTTTTTGCCTAGATATATTATATATCCCTTAACCCTTTCATCTTAGTTTTTAACTATCAAAGTTCATTAGATTTTTCACTCATAGAATATATTTTTGCTAACCTCTTGGCTATAAAATGTGGCCAAAATTTTCTAAACATTATGTAATCCTCCCTTGTTCTTTCATTATTTTTAAGTATATCTGTTGTCTCTGAACCACTGTGTATACGATGTCCCATTAAAATCTGAGCATCATATATAAATTCTCCATTCATATGAGATAATCTTTCCCACGCCTGCCAATCCTCATCTGAACGAAATCCAACTTGAAAAGGTGGCTTTTTCACTTTGTTTTTACAAATTGTAACAGAAGGACAACAAATCGGACAGCCAAACGCCAATATCATTCTTCTTACTATTTTTCTTTTCTGTAATAATCTAAATCTCAAAGGTACCAACATTAACCTTTTCACAGTTAAAAGTTTATTTTTTCTTACTTCTTGTCCTTCTCTTATTTCCAAATAATTTGTAAAAGTAATAATTGGCTCATTTGCCTCCTTTACTTTTTCTAAAACACGTTCCACAAAGCGGCAATAATATATATCATCTTGATGGGTTATTGTTACATAATCCGTATTCGCTACGCTATAAGCAAAATTCCAGTCCTGTGTTATTCCCCCTTGTGAATTGTAATAAACCGGAAGAGAATATTTATCCGCTATATGTCTAATAAATTCATTCGGCGTAGAAGTTATCATTACAATTTTACTTTTAACCGTCTGTTTCAATAATGATTTTATACATTCTTCTAAAAAAGGACTTTCTTTATATGCACATATAACAAAAGTATGATTATCACCCTTCATTTTCTTCTCCTACTTTACTTATTTAAATCTTCTCTACTTCTCATTTTATTAATATATATTTAATAGTGATAAGAGAATTGATTAATATAAACCTCTTTTTAATTTAAATCTATCACTTTTTTGTTATAATTTTTCCGACTATTAATCTTTCTATCTTTACTATTCTTTAAATACCCATAATCGTTGACCAAAATAATTAATTAAAACAAATAGTACCATGCCTGCCATCATTGAAATATTGTCTTTTATTTTTATAGGATAACTGCTTAATAAGAAAAAAATCACTTTTTGTGCTACCCCATATGCTAATAAATAGCAAATACTTATATTGATTACAAATTTCACCATTACTAATTTATTTTTTTTCTTATACTCAAATGTAAAATATCTATTCAAAAAATAACTAACAATACTTCCTATAATATAATTTAACGCACTCGAAAACCAATAACTCGCCGAAAAAATATTATAGGCAATGAACATTACTCCAGTCCCCACTATTGTATTTACTACACCTACCATTAAAAATTTGATTGTCTTTATATCAAAATATTTATTCAACTCGCTATCCTCTCATTTGTTTTTACAAACCGTTTTATGTATGTAACTCTTTTCAACATAATATCGTAGTTTTTCGTTAACTTCCACATAATTCTTAATGATTTCCCCAATCACTACTAAAATTATAAGTTATTAATTTCTGTCAGGCTTTGAGATAAAATGAACTTGTCTACCATTCTACCATATAGACAATTATATACATAATAGTATATTTACTATTCCTAAATGCCCTATGGCTGATATAGGCTTTTATAAATAACATCACAGTTGAATTATAAATCCATATCAATTGTTATATTAACATTAGAAACTTCTTAAATA carries:
- a CDS encoding glycosyltransferase family 2 protein, whose product is MVDTNKNSLEHTLLEVLRDLNLKQAELNELSEQMKKLEEEVENYKSMYEDYKEAADDRWDRLKIYEENIIIKKLCSLQLKLKKKDKNKDSVEKEEVSYKRKYWELYTESEKNDFLNCQKKLENVKYKPLISLVIPVYNTDLRMLDELFYSITEQIYDKWEVCFANGSKDNIELNKKLKDYALHDKRVHYSLLEKNGGISYNTNEAFYLAAGEYIGMVDHDDLLAPNALAEVVLALNAKRDIEFLYSDQDKVDEKTTMRFGAFYKPFWSKELLYSGNYITHFSVLKKSIIEQVGLWDSSTDGAQDWDLFLKVTEKTEKVYAIPKILYHWRTAPTSTASSMDTKNYAAEAQIKCLQNHFNRMNYNAKVSFSRPKDLQIHVEWNNDLKGKISFIIWDEGGNQDLNSFIWFATESIGVELKEIIVVSTDSVRLESIKKKCKKLICESPNYAEGYNKGAEVAEGEILIFSIAQAPSVALNTYHELSVWCKHPEIGLVGPKVLTSQKVINSLGIVLNQEKPQALFGGQKDEVGRLTAFGTTGWYRNVNAMNWYCFAISREKYKEIGNFNIDLGLLSMIDYCIRVGRKYRNLINPFAVVQYNLNYSKLISEERSNEYKKILKDYRMPEVDKYYNPVLVEK
- a CDS encoding DUF2142 domain-containing protein, whose protein sequence is MDRWLKEKKRVIKKVLILVVVSIFIGGCICLGDAVIKLVRTENVNKENVDTSNIKAKGFVEDDGRYKLLAGHSGKITININAYVNKFQYSYITNGFNGNIIYVYEENIYGQEECTKIKDNLLRDMPRSVVNINNKISKMVIQFEDIESDVEISEFVVDNSFKPNPYLFFFWTIGSFFLLSLFVFKKEFAQHLAISTTFAIMMIGVILLSLQPPYFYSWDEQIHMKNIYSLGVTDIGEKLPESVAYLYDNVQFIQVNSMEERLDMMRILDAKNKMQSQMIDEYSFQLNSSGYIIQGGIFNLCSIAGLPFYICMLLSRGSNLLIYAFVLGLAVNLVPRGKRLLSIFALLPTPMFLSTVFTYDTIVTAFVILGLAIILRQFLERDEKFTIKMQCLFFACIVIGCLPKAVYAPLLLTGFFVPKNKFESKKNMYVFKTFILIGVLVLLSTFVLPTLISPNVSGDVRGGEDTSVSRQLMLIMHKPLSYALVLLTNIKDTFVKYTLGADAIGHFAYFGMNQQPILCALLLGGVVLTDSYKEKEGLEKINWKHRCIIWGSIAITITLIWTAMYLSFTEVGKLKIAGVQGRYYLPFLFALLLMFQTDKITNRIKVYNYQFIIMAVAGIITMQQMYTLILTHTCL
- a CDS encoding glycosyltransferase family 2 protein encodes the protein MKGDNHTFVICAYKESPFLEECIKSLLKQTVKSKIVMITSTPNEFIRHIADKYSLPVYYNSQGGITQDWNFAYSVANTDYVTITHQDDIYYCRFVERVLEKVKEANEPIITFTNYLEIREGQEVRKNKLLTVKRLMLVPLRFRLLQKRKIVRRMILAFGCPICCPSVTICKNKVKKPPFQVGFRSDEDWQAWERLSHMNGEFIYDAQILMGHRIHSGSETTDILKNNERTREDYIMFRKFWPHFIAKRLAKIYSMSEKSNEL
- a CDS encoding GtrA family protein, which codes for MNKYFDIKTIKFLMVGVVNTIVGTGVMFIAYNIFSASYWFSSALNYIIGSIVSYFLNRYFTFEYKKKNKLVMVKFVINISICYLLAYGVAQKVIFFLLSSYPIKIKDNISMMAGMVLFVLINYFGQRLWVFKE